The following proteins are encoded in a genomic region of Glycine soja cultivar W05 chromosome 17, ASM419377v2, whole genome shotgun sequence:
- the LOC114393278 gene encoding monocopper oxidase-like protein SKU5 — translation MSSFRALFFFFLINVSLLLTLSSAADPFVSYEFEVSYITASPLGVPQQVIAINNKFPGPIINVTTNNNVAVNVRNKLDESLLIHWSGIQQRRSSWQDGVLGTNCPIPAKWNWTYQFQVKDQIGSFFYFPSLHLQRAAGGFGGFIINNRAIIPIPFDTPHGDIVVFIGDWYTRNHTDLRKALDDGKDLGMPDGVLINGKGPYRYNNTLVPDGIDYETIEVHPGKTYRLRVHNVGVSTSLNFRIQSHNLLLAETEGSYTVQQNYTSLDIHVGQSYSFLLSTDQNASTDYYIVASARFVNESRWQRVTGVAILRYTNSKGKARGPLPPAPDDQFDKTYSMNQARSIRWNVSASGARPNPQGSFRYGSINVTDIYVLKNKPLEKINGKRRATLSGNSFVNPSTPIRLADQYKLKGVYKLDFPTKPLTGSPRTETSVINGTYRGFMEIILQNNDTKMHTYHMSGYAFFVVGMDFGDWSENSRGTYNKWDGIARTTAQVYPGAWTAILVSLDNVGVWNLRTENLDSWYLGQETYVRVVNPEVNNKTELPIPDNALFCGALSKLQKPQKVSSDAPSISRNKLKLFFTWLIVFAWIHIFQ, via the exons ATGTCTTCTTTTAgagctctcttcttcttctttctcatcAACGTCTCCTTGCTCCTCACACTCTCTTCTGCGGCGGATCCATTCGTTTCATACGAATTTGAAGTCTCTTACATCACTGCATCCCCTCTTGGAGTTCCTCAGCAG GTCATTGCTATCAACAACAAGTTCCCAGGTCCTATTATCAATGTTACTACAAACAACAACGTTGCTGTCAATGTTCGGAACAAGTTGGATGAGAGCCTCCTCATTCATTG GTCTGGGATTCAGCAAAGGAGGAGTTCGTGGCAAGATGGTGTTCTTGGCACAAACTGTCCTATTCCTGCAAAGTGGAACTGGACTTACCAGTTTCAGGTGAAGGATCAAATTGGAAGCTTTTTCTACTTCCCTTCCCTTCATCTTCAGAGAGCTGCTGGTGGATTTGGGGGTTTCATTATAAACAACAGAGCCATCATTCCTATTCCTTTTGATACCCCACATGGGGACATTGTTGTTTTTATTGGAGATTGGTACACCCGCAATCATACG GATTTGAGGAAGGCCCTTGATGATGGAAAAGATCTTGGCATGCCGGATGGTGTTCTCATCAACGGGAAAGGCCCTTACCGATATAACAACACACTTGTTCCTGATGGCATTGATTATGAAACCATTGAAGTTCATCCTG GAAAAACTTACCGACTTCGTGTACATAATGTTGGAGTATCAACAAGTCTGAATTTCAGGATCCAGAGTCATAACTTACTTCTAGCAGAGACAGAGGGGTCTTACACAGTGCAACAGAACTACACTAGCTTAGATATTCATGTTGGACAATCTTATTCTTTTCTGTTAAGCACGGATCAAAATGCAAGTACAGATTACTACATTGTAGCAAGTGCCAGGTTTGTGAATGAATCACGTTGGCAAAGAGTTACTGGAGTTGCTATCTTGCGCTATACAAATTCCAAGGGGAAGGCACGTGGTCCTCTCCCACCTGCTCCTGATGATCAATTTGACAAAACTTACTCAATGAACCAAGCAAGATCCATCAG ATGGAATGTATCAGCAAGTGGTGCTCGTCCTAACCCACAAGGGTCTTTCAGATATGGTTCCATCAATGTGACTGATATTTATGTATTGAAAAATAAGCCACTGGAGAAAATCAATGGGAAGCGGCGAGCAACACTCAGTGGAAACTCTTTTGTCAATCCTTCTACTCCAATCAGGCTTGCTGACCAGTACAAATTAAAGGGAGTATACAAGCTTGATTTCCCTACCAAGCCTCTTACAGGATCACCTCGCACAGAAACATCAGTCATTAATGGAACTTATAGGGGATTTATGGAAATTATACTGCAGAACAATGATACTAAGATGCATACCTATCACATGAGTGGATATGCATTTTTTGTTGTCGG GATGGATTTTGGTGATTGGTCTGAGAATAGCAGGGGTACATATAACAAGTGGGATGGAATAGCTCGCACTACAGCacag GTCTATCCCGGAGCATGGACAGCAATTTTGGTTTCCCTTGACAACGTAGGAGTTTGGAATCTCAGAACAGAAAACCTTGATTCATGGTATCTTGGTCAAGAAACATATGTCAGGGTTGTCAACCCAGAGGTCAATAACAAGACTGAGTTGCCCATTCCAGACAATGCCCTTTTCTGTGGTGCCCTTAGCAAATTGCAGAA gCCTCAAAAGGTTTCTTCAGATGCACCATCAATCAGTCGGAACAAACTGAAGCTGTTCTTCACTTGGCTCATTGTATTCGCCTGGATCCACATTTTCCAGTAA